The proteins below are encoded in one region of Apium graveolens cultivar Ventura chromosome 4, ASM990537v1, whole genome shotgun sequence:
- the LOC141718339 gene encoding vesicle transport v-SNARE 13-like, giving the protein MAGVFENYERQYCELSANLTKKCRAATLVDGEQKKQRLSEAKIGLDEAESLIRKMDIEARSLQPNVRAVLLAKLREYKSDLNNLKSEVKRIASTNLNQAARDELLESGMADAKMVSADQRDRLQMSTEKLNKSSDRVRESRRTMLETEDLGVSILSDLHQQRQSLLHADNTLHGVDDNVGRSKRIMTAMSRRMSRNKYIIGFIVAVLVLSIILILYFKLK; this is encoded by the exons ATGGCAGGTGTATTTGAGAATTACGAGCGTCAGTACTGCGAGCTTTCTGCTAATTTGACCAAAAAATGTAGAGCTGCTACTCTTGTTGATGGAG AACAAAAGAAGCAAAGGCTTTCTGAAGCAAAAATTGGACTGGATGAAGCTGAATCTCTG atacGCAAGATGGACATTGAAGCAAGAAGTTTACAGCCTAATGTGAGGGCTGTGCTTCTTGCCAAATTGAGAGAATACAAATCTGATCTGAACAATTTGAAAAGTGAAGTTAAACGAATTGCATCAACCAACCTGAATCAGGCCGCTCGAGATGAGCTATTGGAGTCGGGCATGGCAGATGCAAAAATG GTATCAGCGGATCAAAGAGATAGATTACAAATGTCGACTGAAAAACTAAACAAATCTAGCGACAGGGTTAGGGAAAGTAGAAGGACTATGTTGGAGACAGAGGATCTAGGTGTTTCAATTCTTTCAGATCTGCACCAACAGCGGCAGTCTCTTTTGCATGCTGACAACACA CTGCATGGGGTGGATGATAATGTAGGCAGGAGTAAAAGAATAATGACAGCCATGTCTAGGCGGATGAGCAGGAACAAATACATCATTGGTTTCATCGTAGCAGTCCTTGTTCTCTCGATCATACTGATCCTGTACTTTAAATTGAAGTAG